Part of the Halodesulfovibrio aestuarii DSM 17919 = ATCC 29578 genome, ATTGATCGCGAGGATACTGCGTCCATCTCCGGTAATGATCTTGATCAGCTTATGGAACGTGTTGAAAGCTGTATTGCTGAATATAGTGTTGTCATTGTTTCCGACTATGGCAAAGGAATTGTAAGCAAAGAATTTATGGAGCGATTGAGTTTTCTGTGTGAAGCGCAGAAGAATCAACCAAAGATTTTTGTCGATCCAAAGACACCAAATTTCAAGCTTTACCAAAACGTGTTTATTCTTACGCCAAACTCCAAAGAAACAAGCGAAGGTGCAAATCTTCCTGTTGGCAGCCAGAAAGAGATTCTGGACGCAGGGCGAGAAATATTTCGTCTTCTTGGATGTGATAAGTTACTTACCACATTAGGGCCGCTTGGTATGGCGCTTTTTGATGATGAAAATACCGTGTGGCATGTTCCAACAATGGCGCAGGAAGTGTTTGATGTAACAGGGGCAGGTGACACAGTTATTGCTACTGCAGCTCTTGCCGTTGCATCCGGTTGCTCCCTTGTGGACTCATGCGTGCTTGCAAACTATGCAGCCGGTGTAGTTGTAGGGCATGTTGGAGCAGCCTCTGTTACTCCGGATCAGTTGATCGAAACTATTCAGAATCTGCCCCTCCCTCCTGTTGAAAAATGGACTTAAGTGTTAGTTAGGTATATAACTATCGTTGAACATTAGTTTAGGGATATGTTTTGTACAATATGTCGCGATGCGGTATACTATTAGGTTATTCACACTAAGTATAAAAAAGGCCCGGAGTATGTTCTCCGGGCTTTTTATTTGGTATTGCAGATGAATATAAAAAGAGTCTCATTTATACGTACCATTCTACTATACATATGCGTTCTGTTTATTACAGGCTGCGCATCAATGAGCAGATTTAAGAATTATAGCGCTAATGAACTGTATAGAGGTTATCTGGCGAAGGATGAAGTGATTCTTGCATTGGACGGAAGGATCGTTCATGTGGAAGGTACCATTACG contains:
- a CDS encoding bifunctional heptose 7-phosphate kinase/heptose 1-phosphate adenyltransferase; translation: MVNKDTLAERVDSFSGSKVLIIGDIMIDEYLMGSADRISPEAPVPVVHVSSDRHVLGGAGNVAKNVCTLGGAPKIITVSGAGMGADLLTALLDSEGIEHDIQQIGTRKTTRKTRILASNQQMIRIDREDTASISGNDLDQLMERVESCIAEYSVVIVSDYGKGIVSKEFMERLSFLCEAQKNQPKIFVDPKTPNFKLYQNVFILTPNSKETSEGANLPVGSQKEILDAGREIFRLLGCDKLLTTLGPLGMALFDDENTVWHVPTMAQEVFDVTGAGDTVIATAALAVASGCSLVDSCVLANYAAGVVVGHVGAASVTPDQLIETIQNLPLPPVEKWT